In Brachypodium distachyon strain Bd21 chromosome 2, Brachypodium_distachyon_v3.0, whole genome shotgun sequence, one genomic interval encodes:
- the LOC100836537 gene encoding BTB/POZ and TAZ domain-containing protein 3 isoform X1 — protein sequence MASLESGSSQFLFNSNVIDNTFDIYECNSLAGTEVPDYRRYSQSRRSSVPDPPPLPGTNFGVSRTCRNTKACISVPEEIQDSWNKLFLEGYQADVRVSADDGSDILSHSCILGIRSPVLRTMLEDARVQHGLRHILISGVPSEAVHIFIRFLYSSSFEQEEMKKYALHVLVLSHVFSVPSLKVVCINQLERFFLAPENVVDMLQLARLCDAPRLSVICTRMITEDFRTISLSEGWKVMRQVNPSLEQELLEFLVEVDTRRQERAKRMEDKKVYLQLHEAMEALVHICLDGCRTIGPRDQNLKGTQAACKFPACKGIEFLVRHFSACKMRVPGGCTNCKRMWQLLELHSCMCSTPDKCRVPLCRHFKEKMKQLSRKEEIKWNLLVCKVLESQGTISSIPQRRKFSSLKPSS from the exons ATGGCATCCCTTGAGTCAGGTTCTTCACAATTCTTGTTCAACAGCAATGTGATCGACAACACATTTGATATTTATGAGTGCAATAGCTTGGCAGGCACTGAAGTGCCAGATTATAGGCGGTATTCTCAGTCTCGGCGCAGTAGTGTTCCTGATCCACCTCCATTACCGGGAACTAATTTTGGTGTATCAAGAACTTGTAGAAATACAAAAGCTTGTATTTCTGTCCCTGAAGAGATCCAGGACTCATGGAACAAGTTATTCTTAGAAGGGTATCAAGCCGATGTCCGTGTCTCAGCAGATGATGGAAGCGATATATTGTCACATTCTTGCATTCTT GGTATCAGATCTCCTGTCCTAAGAACTATGTTGGAAGATGCTAGAGTACAACATGGTTTACGACATATCCTGATTTCTGGTGTACCATCAGAAGCAGTTCATATCTTCATCAGATTTCTTTACTCTTCAAG TTTTGAACAGGAGGAGATGAAAAAGTATGCTCTTCATGTGCTTGTACTGTCCCATGTTTTCTCGGTACCATCTTTAAAGGTTGTCTGCATCAACCAACTTGAGAGATTTTTTCTTGCTCCTGAAAACGTGGTAGACATGCTACAACTGGCTAGACTGTGTGACGCGCCAAGGCTCTCCGTCATCTGTACCCGTATGATCACTGAAGATTTCAGAACTATCTCTCTGTCAGAAGGGTGGAAAGTAATGAGACAGGTCAACCCAAGCCTGGAGCAGGAGCTTCTTGAGTTTCTTGTTGAAGTGGATACT AGAAGGCAAGAAAGAGCTAAAAGGATGGAGGACAAGAAGGTTTATCTTCAATTACATGAAGCTATGGAAGCTCTTGTTCATATATGTCTAGACGGATGTCGCACGATTGGCCCTCGGGATCAAAATCTCAAGGGTACTCAAGCTGCTTGTAAGTTTCCTGCCTGCAAGGGTATTGAGTTTCTTGTGCGGCACTTCTCGGCATGCAAAATGCGAGTGCCTGGTGGCTGCACCAACTGCAAGCGCATGTGGCAACTTCTTGAGCTGCATTCTTGCATGTGTTCCACACCAGACAAATGCAGGGTTCCTCTATGCAG GCATTTTAAGGAGAAAATGAAACAGCTGAGCAGAAAAGAAGAGATCAAATGGAACCTTTTGGTCTGTAAGGTGCTGGAGAGCCAAGGAACAATTAGTTCCATCCCGCAAAGGAGAAAATTCTCCTCCCTCAAACCATCATCTTGA
- the LOC100836537 gene encoding BTB/POZ and TAZ domain-containing protein 3 isoform X2 has protein sequence MASLESGTEVPDYRRYSQSRRSSVPDPPPLPGTNFGVSRTCRNTKACISVPEEIQDSWNKLFLEGYQADVRVSADDGSDILSHSCILGIRSPVLRTMLEDARVQHGLRHILISGVPSEAVHIFIRFLYSSSFEQEEMKKYALHVLVLSHVFSVPSLKVVCINQLERFFLAPENVVDMLQLARLCDAPRLSVICTRMITEDFRTISLSEGWKVMRQVNPSLEQELLEFLVEVDTRRQERAKRMEDKKVYLQLHEAMEALVHICLDGCRTIGPRDQNLKGTQAACKFPACKGIEFLVRHFSACKMRVPGGCTNCKRMWQLLELHSCMCSTPDKCRVPLCRHFKEKMKQLSRKEEIKWNLLVCKVLESQGTISSIPQRRKFSSLKPSS, from the exons ATGGCATCCCTTGAGTCAG GCACTGAAGTGCCAGATTATAGGCGGTATTCTCAGTCTCGGCGCAGTAGTGTTCCTGATCCACCTCCATTACCGGGAACTAATTTTGGTGTATCAAGAACTTGTAGAAATACAAAAGCTTGTATTTCTGTCCCTGAAGAGATCCAGGACTCATGGAACAAGTTATTCTTAGAAGGGTATCAAGCCGATGTCCGTGTCTCAGCAGATGATGGAAGCGATATATTGTCACATTCTTGCATTCTT GGTATCAGATCTCCTGTCCTAAGAACTATGTTGGAAGATGCTAGAGTACAACATGGTTTACGACATATCCTGATTTCTGGTGTACCATCAGAAGCAGTTCATATCTTCATCAGATTTCTTTACTCTTCAAG TTTTGAACAGGAGGAGATGAAAAAGTATGCTCTTCATGTGCTTGTACTGTCCCATGTTTTCTCGGTACCATCTTTAAAGGTTGTCTGCATCAACCAACTTGAGAGATTTTTTCTTGCTCCTGAAAACGTGGTAGACATGCTACAACTGGCTAGACTGTGTGACGCGCCAAGGCTCTCCGTCATCTGTACCCGTATGATCACTGAAGATTTCAGAACTATCTCTCTGTCAGAAGGGTGGAAAGTAATGAGACAGGTCAACCCAAGCCTGGAGCAGGAGCTTCTTGAGTTTCTTGTTGAAGTGGATACT AGAAGGCAAGAAAGAGCTAAAAGGATGGAGGACAAGAAGGTTTATCTTCAATTACATGAAGCTATGGAAGCTCTTGTTCATATATGTCTAGACGGATGTCGCACGATTGGCCCTCGGGATCAAAATCTCAAGGGTACTCAAGCTGCTTGTAAGTTTCCTGCCTGCAAGGGTATTGAGTTTCTTGTGCGGCACTTCTCGGCATGCAAAATGCGAGTGCCTGGTGGCTGCACCAACTGCAAGCGCATGTGGCAACTTCTTGAGCTGCATTCTTGCATGTGTTCCACACCAGACAAATGCAGGGTTCCTCTATGCAG GCATTTTAAGGAGAAAATGAAACAGCTGAGCAGAAAAGAAGAGATCAAATGGAACCTTTTGGTCTGTAAGGTGCTGGAGAGCCAAGGAACAATTAGTTCCATCCCGCAAAGGAGAAAATTCTCCTCCCTCAAACCATCATCTTGA